The Natranaerovirga hydrolytica genome includes the window GTATTCGTTTTAGGAAGCAATGGAGAATTTTATGCCTTTGACTTTGAAAATCAAAAAAAGGCAGTAGAAATCACCGTTAAGGAAGTTAATGGTAGAGTACCTGTTTACGCAGGTGCAAGTGCTATTACGACTAAAGAATGTATTAAGTTGGCAAAAATGGCAGAAGAAGTAGGGGCAGATGCTTTAACAGTACTAACGCCAATGTTCATACAACCTAATGAAGAAGAATTGTATAATCATTTTTATGCCGTTGCAAAAAGTACAAAGTTACCTGTTCTTCTGTACAATAATCCAGGGAAAACCACCAATAATATATCTGTTTCATTAGTAGAAAAGTTATCAAAAATAGATAATATTGTAGGCATAAAAAATACATCCTTAGATTTTGCTCAAACCATACAGTATTTAAAAGTTACAAAGAATAACCCAAATTTTAAAGTGTTAAGTGGAACCGATTATTATATTTATGGTACTTTAGCATACGGTGGTGAAGGTTGTGTAGCTGGAACCGCAAATGTTGCGCCTAAATTAGTGGTAGATATATATGAAAAATATATCTCAGGTGATATAGAAGGCGCTATGGAAGCGCAGTATAAGTTAATGCCATTGAGAGATACGTATAGTTATGGTAGTTTTCCAGTGGTTATGAAAGAGTGTTTAAACTTAATGGGTATAAACGTAGGGGATCCTGTTAGACCAATTGAACATTGCAGTGAAGCAAAATTAAATGAACTAAAAAAGGTACTCATAAAACTAGACTTAATGAAGTAGTTGGTCTATAGCAAGGTAGGTGCTTATGTGAATACAGTTAGAGAAGATGCAAAAATAATCATAAAACAATCCATTAATGCCGTCTTACCTGAAGCTGCAGTTACTAAAGCATTAGTGGATAAAGAGTTTACGGGTAGGGTCGTTGTAGTGGCTATAGGAAAAGCAGCTTGGAATATGGCCAATGCTACAAAAAAAGCGTTAGGTGACAAGATCACAGAAGGTGTAATCATAACAAAATATCAACATTCAAAAGGTGATATAGAAGGCTTCCAGATTATTGAAGCAGGTCATCCTGTACCCGACTTGAATTCCATTAAAGGCGCCGACAAAGCTTTAGAATTGGTAAAAGACTTAACAGAAGAAGACCATATTATTTTTTTAATATCAGGTGGTGGCTCAGCAATTTTTGAAAAGCCAATGGATGGTGTAAAACTTGAAGATATAAAAGAAATTACCGACCAACTACTAGGGTGTGGTGCAGATATTATTGAAATTAACACCATTAGAAAACGTTTATCGGCTGTAAAAGGTGGTCGATTTGCTGATTTATGTGGACAATCGAAAATCTATGCCATTGTACTTTCAGATGTCATTGGAGATCGATTGGATTCAATTGCTTCAGGACCGGTCTATCCAGATCAATCAACTTCGAAAGAAGCTTTAGATATCGTAAAAAAATATGATTTGCAATTGAATAATAATTTAAAAAAAGCGTTAAGTAAAGAAACGCCTAAAAATGTAGAAAACTGTGAAACAGTTATTACTGGAAGTGTTAGTGAGCTTTGCAAAGCTGCTGCCAATAGTGCAAAAACATTAGGGTATGAACCCATTATATTGTCATCTACATTAGATTGTGAAGCAAAAGAAGCTGGAAAGTTTATGTCAGCAATTGCTAGAGAATTGATTATAAATGAATCCAACACTTATATAAAGAAGCCTTGCGCTATCATTGCGGGAGGAGAAACTTTAGTCAAATTAAACGGCAATGGCAAAGGTGGAAGAAACCAAGAAATTGCCTTGGCAGGCGCTATGGGTATTGACGGCTTAGAAAATGTTGTTTTATTTTCATTAGGTTCTGATGGAACAGATGGACCAACAGATGCAGCAGGTGGTATTGTAGATGGCTTAAGTGTTACGAGAATGAAAGAGGCACAAATAGTGCCGGAACAATACTTAGAAAACAACAATTCTTATAACGCACTTAAAGCCAGTAAAGATCTGATTATTACAGGATCTACTGGCACCAATGTTAATGATATTATCGTATTATTATGTCAATAAATTTTAAATAAAGGAGAGGTTAATAATGAAAGTAGGATTTATAGGATTAGGAATTATGGGAAAACCAATGGCTAAAAACTTAGTGGCAGCAGGTTATAAATTGGTGGTTTCCGATTTGAAAAAAGAAGCAGAAAAAGAATTAGAAGCATTAGGTGCTCAAACGGCACAATCCATTGTTGAATTAGCACAGCAATGTGAAGTGATTGTAACGATGTTACCAAACTCTCCAGAGGTAAAACAAGTTGTACTAGGAGAAGGTGGCGTAATTGAGGGCGCTAAAGCAGGGACCACAGTTATTGATATGAGTTCCATTGCACCTTTAGCAAGTAGAGAGATATATGCAGCATTAGAAAAAAAAGGTGTGCATTTGTTAGACGCCCCTGTAAGTGGTGGAGAACCTAAAGCAATAGAAGGAACTTTAGCAGTTATGGTAGGTGGAGACAAAGCTATTTTTGATAAGTACTATGACCTGATGATGGTTATGGCAGGTTCTGTGGTTTATGTTGGTGAAAGTGGAGCAGGTAATATTACCAAACTGTGTAATCAAGTAGTAGTGGCTCTGAATATTTCAGCTGTATCTGAAGCACTTGTGTTGGCAAAAAAAGCAGGAGCAGACCCAGAATTGGTTTACCAAGCAATAAGAGGTGGTCTTGCAGGCAGTACAGTAATGGATGCAAAAGCGCCAATGATTATGGATAGAAACTTCAAACCAGGATTTAGAATTGATCTTCATATTAAAGATTTAAATAATGCCATAGACACGTCACACAATGTTGGGGTACCATTACCTCTAACGGCACAAGTTATGGAGATTATGCAAGCCATTAAATTAGATGGTAGTGGCGTAGAAGATCATGCAAGTTTAGTCAAATACTTTGAAAAATTAGCTAATATTGAAGTAACAAGAAATAGCTAATTAGCTTTTTGAAAAGGTAGAGAGACTTTGACTTAGAGTAATTCGCATAAAGATACCTTTTAAAATAGATTCTTTATTTTTAAGAAGTTTAACACATTTATTTAAACATTTATTTAGGTCATGGCAAGTTATATAATCACACTATATAACTTGCATTTTTTTTTATACAAAATGTTGGTTTTAAGATTGTAGTATGAAAGAACCTATGTTATAATTTTAAATCAAAAAAGGAAAAACATTTTAGGGGATCCATAATGAGATCATAGGATATTCTAAGTTGTAATTCAATTTAGTTAGGAGGGTACACTATGAGTAAAACACAAGAACGACTGGGTAAGAATTTAGGTTTTTTTGCAGTATACGCTATAGGAACCGGTACTATGATTGGTGCAGGGATTTTTGTACTACCAGGTATTGCTATTTCAACAGCAGGACCAGCCGCAGCTTTGTCTTTTCTAATAGGTGGTTTAATCACTCTTGCAACTATGTTTAGCGTTATGGAATTGGCGACAGGAATGCCACAAGCTGGGGGGAGTTATTATTTTATTAGTCGATCATTAGGCCCTATTTTAGGAACCATTGTTGGTTTAGGGGCTTGGTTGTCTTTGATCTTTAAAGGTTCATTCGCTTTAGTCGGTTTGGCAGAATACTTTCAAGTATTTTTTTCAGCTCCAATTTTAATAGTAGCTTTTTTTGCGGGTGTATTAATGCTCATACTGAATTATCGTGGTTCGAAAAAAAGTGGAAATTTACAAAACTTTATTGTAGGTGGTTTACTGGTTATACTTTTTATTTTTATAGTACGTGGTGGTATGTTAGCCTCTAGTGAGAAGTTAGTACCATTTATGCCATATGGTGTATCATCTGTTTTTCAAACAACAGGTATCATATTCATTTCTTATTTAGGTGTTACTCAACTAGCGGCCATATCAGAAGAAGTTAAAAATCCTGAAAAAAATATTCCAAGAGCTTTTTTATTATCAGTTGTTACAGTTATCATAATCTATGTTGGGGTTATCATAGCCGTTAATGGTTTATTAGAGTTAGATACGTTAGTCAGTAGCAATACCCCACTTGTGTTAGCAGCAGAACAGCTTTATGGTCAGATAGGAATATTTATTATCACCATTGCTGGCTTTTTAGCAACAATATCAACAGCGAATGCAGCCATTATGTCTTCTTCAAGATTTCCATTTGCAATGGCAAGAGATAAATTAATGCCGGCTTCATTAATACAAATTCATAAAAAGCATGAAACACCATCTAGAGCCATCATATTAACAGGTGTTATTATGTTAGGGTTATTATTGTTTTTTGATGTAGAACAGTTGGCAAAACTAGGATCAACATTGAATGTGTTAATTTTTGTTCTTATTAATATTTCCGTAATGATTTTTAGAAAAAATCGCAATAAAAATTACAAACCAAGTTTCAAAGATCCATTTTTTCCTGTTACACAAATCATTGGTATTGTAGGGAGTTTAATGTTATTGCCTTCTTTAGGTATGATATCATTTGCTTTTACAGTTTTGGTTATAGCAATCGGTACAGCCTGGTATATTTTATTAGGAAGAAATAAAATACAGTTTGACTATGCCATGAAAGAAGTCATTAAAGAAACGCCAATGATAACAAAGAAGAAAACAGATGACAGAAGAATATTGGTGCCTTTAGCTAATCCAGAACATCAAAAAGATTTATTAATATTAGCAGATGCTTTAGGAGATGCTGTAATTGGTCTTAACGTAGTTGAGGTGCCCAGTCAAACATCATTAAGAGCAGCAAAAGAAAAATACAAAGATATTCAAAGTGCCTCTTCAAAAGCATTAGAAAAAACATTTAATGATTGGGTAGGTATTAATAAAGAAAGTCAAAAGTATGTTGTGGTTTTTGATCATTTGGTATCCAATGCAGTCATTGATCAAGCGAATATTGAAAATGCCAATATGATTGTTATGGGATGGCGCAAAGAAAGTTTATTACAATTTCCAATGGGACGTATTACAAAAGATATATTGGCTCAATCTAAGAGTCATTTGGCCATATTGAATGGAAGTATAAAAGAAGACTTAAATAAAATAACAGTCGGTTATAATGGTAAAATTAATTCAAAGTTTGCATTAGAAATGGCTAAAAGAATAGCAATGTATAAAGGCGCTAAACTGACCATCTTACATGTTGTTACACCTGAAGAAGATAATGTGCTAAAAGAAAACGTTATTAAAGAGATTAAAAAAATGTGTGAAGATGAAAAGGTTATTGAGATGGATTATGTTATACACGAAAAATTTTCAGCAGTGGATGTTATGCTTGAAGAAAGCAAAAATACAGACTTAATGGTTGTTGGAGATTCCAATAAAATGTTTAGAAAGTCCAATATATCAAAAACGGCTCACCGTATAGCCAACCATTCAGTAAATCCGGTTTTAATTGTAAAAAGATATGAACCGTCAGCAAAATACCTAAAATATTTTGAGTAATTATTTAAAGTACTAACCTGAACGGAACACAGAATAAAAAGGTTAGTACTTTATTATATTGTCAATAACATTCAATGAGAGCAATTGCTCATCCCAATAAAAAATATAATACATAGAAAGAGTGAAGGACTTGAGATTGATAAAAAAAATGATACATAAAGATATAGAGAAGATAGAAGGTAGAGTATTTGAAAGAATAGCAGCTAGGGGCATTGTGATAAAAGATTCAAGAATACTGCTTTTATATACTAAACGATACAATGACTATAGTTTTCCAGGTGGTGGCGTAGATACAGAAGAAGATATTATAACAGGATTAAAAAGAGAATTAAAAGAAGAAACAGGAGCAAAAAATATAGAAGTTATGGATGGATTTGGTTACATAGACGAGTATAGACCCCACTACAAAGAAGAATGTGATATGATTCATATGGTATCCTACTTTTACATTTGTCAAATAGATGATGAGTTGGATTCAGTAAATTTAGAGGACTATGAGATTGCCAATGGTATGGTACCTGTATGGGTGGATATTAATGAAGCCATAAAACATAATAAAAAGGTAATAAGTTCAAAAGAAGAATCTATGGGATTATCCATTGAAAGAGAAACTTTGGCATTAGAATTAGTAGCAAAAGAGCTAATGAATCATTAGTCACTTTCTTTTTATTCGTCTTATGTTATAATCTACTATAAAAGACTACTATAAGAGGTGACAAAATGAGTGAAGAAGAAAGTTTGATACAAAAGGAAAAGAACAAAGTAAAAGCCATTGGACTCATGTTGTTTTCAGCATTTAGTTTTGCCATTATGGGTGTGTTTGTTAAGGCATTAGAAGATATTCCCAGCTTTGAAAAAGCATTATTTAGAAATCTAATCAGCTTGATCATCGTATTGGCTGTTTTATATAAAAGAAAAGAAAGTCCATGGGGACACAAGGACAATAGAAAGTATTTGTTAGGTAGAGGGATATTTGGTACATTAGGCTTGCTCAGTTTTTTTTATGCACTAGATACACTATACCTTGCAGATGCAAGTATGCTTAATCGTTTAAGTCCTTTTTTTGTAATACTATTTGCAGCCATTTTCTTAAAAGAAAAGATCAGAAAATATCAGATGTTTTCTGTGTTTATAGCGTTACTAGGTGTTTTGCTAATTGTAAAACCATCTTTTGAATTTCAAGAATCCTTACCTGCATTAATTGGTTTAATGTCAGGTGTTTTTGCAGGTATTGCTTATGTATTTGTCAGTTATCTAGGTAAAAAAGAAAGCCCCTATACCATTGTATTTTATTTTTCATTTATCTCTACAATTGTAACGGGTATAATTATTATTCCGCATTATGTATCGCCTAATTTTATAGAGCTAGTGCTTTTAATAGGGACAGGAATAACAGCGTCTATTGGTCAATTTGCTTTAACCTATGCTTACAAATATGCTCCAGCAGGAGAAGTATCCATATATAATTATTCCAACATTATATTTGCTGGGATTTTAGGATTTATATTCTTCTCTGAGATGCCAGATATATTAAGCTTAATGGGTTATGTATTCATTGTATTTGCAGGATATATTATTTACAAATACGGTAAAGGGAAATAAGATAAAAAAACAACTGTAGCGGCATAAAATCATCTGAAAATAATACGTTAGAATAAAAAATAGACTCAATCAATATGAAAGTTCTATCTGCAAACTTGCTGGCAAGGATTTGGAGATAGAACTTTCATTGAAACTTATGCCTCTTGCGTCAGCAAGAGGCATAAGTTAAGTTAATATAAAAAAAGTCAAACTCATATGGAATGGGTTTTGACTTTTTTTATTATTGACAACAAATCATTTCTAAAGCTTTGATATTATGTATTGTAATCATACGTTTTTCTACAGTTAAAATATCTTTATCTTGGAGGTTTTTCAACTCTCGTGATAAGGTTGGTCTAGAGACATTTAAGTGTTCTGCAAAAGATTTTTTTGTGAAATTCAGATGAACAATAGGGTTGTTTTGCTTTTTGTATTCAAGCAATAAATAATAGGCTATTTTACCAGGAACAGAATTAATAGATAAAATCTCTATTGTTTGATTAAGTGAAAAAACTCGATTAGAAACCGACTCTAAAAACTTAGACATTATAATGTCATCTTTATTAAAAAGTTTCATGAGCTCTTTTTTTTGAATCAAAAAAAGATCACAGGGTTTGAAAGCTGTCAGTGTAGAAGGATAGTATTCAATATTGGCAAATAAAGAGGCATCTGCAATAATATCATAAGGATATCGCCTATTAACAGTAATTACTTTTCCAGAAGAAAAGATTTTTTGAACTTCAATACCACCTTCTAAAATAATGCCTAAAGTATCTGCCTTATGATTGGGTGAAAAAATAACTTCATTTTTATTATAAGATTTTATTTGATAAGTCACATCATTAAATAAGGCTTTTAACTCATTTCGGGATAAATGTTGAAACAAAACACAATTTTTAAGATTTCTAAAAAGTAAATCCATATTAGTACTCCTTTTTTTAAAATGTATCCACCGATACTTTTTTTTGTAAAATGATAGGTTATAATACACATTATAAATGATAATGGATTTCAAAGTCAATTTTAAATTTGTTTGAACAGGAGGTATAAAATTGTATAGCATTGGTATAGACATAGGGTATTCAGCTATAAAAATTGTTTTAATTAATTTAAATAATGAAATTAAATACAACGCGTATATTTTACATAAAGGTAATATTAATAAGATTTTAGAAAGCAAGTTGGTTCAGTTACAAATAGAGTACAACAACTCAATTATATATGGTTCAGTTACAGGGCAAGGCAGTAAGTTTTTAGAAAGAAATGAATCTATAAAGTGGGTAAATGAAGTAACAGCTTTAGTAGAAGGCAGTTTGGTGTTGGATACTAAGGCGCAATCCATAATAGAAATTGGTGGACAAAGTGCCAAATACATTACAAATCTATCAAAGGGAAAGGCATCCAATCTTATTGTATCTGTTAACGCTAACTGTTCAGCAGGAACAGGTTCTTTTATTGAAGAACAAGTTTCAAGACTAGGCATTACATTAAATGAGTATGGTGAATATGCCCAACAAGCAACGTTTATACCAAGAATTGCTGGTAGGTGTAGTGTTTTTGCTAAAACAGATATTATTCATCATCAACAAGAAGGTGTTGAACCTGAAGCCATCTTAAAAGGTTTGGCTTATTCTTTGGTTAGAAATTATAGAGGAAGTGTTATGAAACGCAATCCAATTAAGAAGCCCATCATGATAACTGGTGGCGTATCTTTCAACACGAGTATTTTAGATGCAATAAAAGAGTTATTAAAATTAGATGAAGAAGATATGATTATTACTGACAAAAGTGGTAGTGTGACAGCTTTAGGTGCTGCTTTGTTAGCATTAAAGGATCAACAAACCATACAATTGAATCAAGTGATTAACGGTATAAAAAGTAGAAACAACCATTCAAATATAGATGAAGATATAATACAACACAAACCGTTAAGTGATTTTGGAAATTTAGACAGTGTTAACAAACATATTTGTATAGATATATCCGAGGAAAAAGAAGTGAATGGTTATATAGGTGTTGATATAGGTTCTACAAGCACCAATGTTGTATGCATTAATGAGAGAAATGAAGTTGTTGCCTATGCATACTTAAAAACAAAAGGTAAACCCATTGAAGCTGTTTCTAAAGGGTTATTGGCAATAAAAGAAGCCATTGATAAACCCATAAAAGTCTTGGGCGTAGGAACCACTGGCTCAGGCAGACAGTTTATAGGAAAGCATATTGGAGCAGATATCATTGTAGATGAAATAACAGCTCAAGGCAAAGGTGCTATAGCGCTTGATAAAGAAGTGGATACAATCATTGAAATCGGAGGTCAAGATTCCAAATTTATACGGTTAGACAAAGGGGTCGTTAAAGATTTTGAAATGAACAAAATCTGTGCTGCTGGAACAGGTTCATTTATTGAAGAACAAGCCAAAAAGTTAAACATTCCAATGGAAGAATATGGAGAT containing:
- the dapA gene encoding 4-hydroxy-tetrahydrodipicolinate synthase, whose translation is MMKIEDIKGVIPPIITPVDEDENVNEEGLKKVINHVLDGGVHGVFVLGSNGEFYAFDFENQKKAVEITVKEVNGRVPVYAGASAITTKECIKLAKMAEEVGADALTVLTPMFIQPNEEELYNHFYAVAKSTKLPVLLYNNPGKTTNNISVSLVEKLSKIDNIVGIKNTSLDFAQTIQYLKVTKNNPNFKVLSGTDYYIYGTLAYGGEGCVAGTANVAPKLVVDIYEKYISGDIEGAMEAQYKLMPLRDTYSYGSFPVVMKECLNLMGINVGDPVRPIEHCSEAKLNELKKVLIKLDLMK
- a CDS encoding glycerate kinase type-2 family protein; amino-acid sequence: MNTVREDAKIIIKQSINAVLPEAAVTKALVDKEFTGRVVVVAIGKAAWNMANATKKALGDKITEGVIITKYQHSKGDIEGFQIIEAGHPVPDLNSIKGADKALELVKDLTEEDHIIFLISGGGSAIFEKPMDGVKLEDIKEITDQLLGCGADIIEINTIRKRLSAVKGGRFADLCGQSKIYAIVLSDVIGDRLDSIASGPVYPDQSTSKEALDIVKKYDLQLNNNLKKALSKETPKNVENCETVITGSVSELCKAAANSAKTLGYEPIILSSTLDCEAKEAGKFMSAIARELIINESNTYIKKPCAIIAGGETLVKLNGNGKGGRNQEIALAGAMGIDGLENVVLFSLGSDGTDGPTDAAGGIVDGLSVTRMKEAQIVPEQYLENNNSYNALKASKDLIITGSTGTNVNDIIVLLCQ
- the garR gene encoding 2-hydroxy-3-oxopropionate reductase — encoded protein: MKVGFIGLGIMGKPMAKNLVAAGYKLVVSDLKKEAEKELEALGAQTAQSIVELAQQCEVIVTMLPNSPEVKQVVLGEGGVIEGAKAGTTVIDMSSIAPLASREIYAALEKKGVHLLDAPVSGGEPKAIEGTLAVMVGGDKAIFDKYYDLMMVMAGSVVYVGESGAGNITKLCNQVVVALNISAVSEALVLAKKAGADPELVYQAIRGGLAGSTVMDAKAPMIMDRNFKPGFRIDLHIKDLNNAIDTSHNVGVPLPLTAQVMEIMQAIKLDGSGVEDHASLVKYFEKLANIEVTRNS
- a CDS encoding amino acid permease, with product MSKTQERLGKNLGFFAVYAIGTGTMIGAGIFVLPGIAISTAGPAAALSFLIGGLITLATMFSVMELATGMPQAGGSYYFISRSLGPILGTIVGLGAWLSLIFKGSFALVGLAEYFQVFFSAPILIVAFFAGVLMLILNYRGSKKSGNLQNFIVGGLLVILFIFIVRGGMLASSEKLVPFMPYGVSSVFQTTGIIFISYLGVTQLAAISEEVKNPEKNIPRAFLLSVVTVIIIYVGVIIAVNGLLELDTLVSSNTPLVLAAEQLYGQIGIFIITIAGFLATISTANAAIMSSSRFPFAMARDKLMPASLIQIHKKHETPSRAIILTGVIMLGLLLFFDVEQLAKLGSTLNVLIFVLINISVMIFRKNRNKNYKPSFKDPFFPVTQIIGIVGSLMLLPSLGMISFAFTVLVIAIGTAWYILLGRNKIQFDYAMKEVIKETPMITKKKTDDRRILVPLANPEHQKDLLILADALGDAVIGLNVVEVPSQTSLRAAKEKYKDIQSASSKALEKTFNDWVGINKESQKYVVVFDHLVSNAVIDQANIENANMIVMGWRKESLLQFPMGRITKDILAQSKSHLAILNGSIKEDLNKITVGYNGKINSKFALEMAKRIAMYKGAKLTILHVVTPEEDNVLKENVIKEIKKMCEDEKVIEMDYVIHEKFSAVDVMLEESKNTDLMVVGDSNKMFRKSNISKTAHRIANHSVNPVLIVKRYEPSAKYLKYFE
- a CDS encoding NUDIX domain-containing protein, which gives rise to MRLIKKMIHKDIEKIEGRVFERIAARGIVIKDSRILLLYTKRYNDYSFPGGGVDTEEDIITGLKRELKEETGAKNIEVMDGFGYIDEYRPHYKEECDMIHMVSYFYICQIDDELDSVNLEDYEIANGMVPVWVDINEAIKHNKKVISSKEESMGLSIERETLALELVAKELMNH
- a CDS encoding DMT family transporter, giving the protein MSEEESLIQKEKNKVKAIGLMLFSAFSFAIMGVFVKALEDIPSFEKALFRNLISLIIVLAVLYKRKESPWGHKDNRKYLLGRGIFGTLGLLSFFYALDTLYLADASMLNRLSPFFVILFAAIFLKEKIRKYQMFSVFIALLGVLLIVKPSFEFQESLPALIGLMSGVFAGIAYVFVSYLGKKESPYTIVFYFSFISTIVTGIIIIPHYVSPNFIELVLLIGTGITASIGQFALTYAYKYAPAGEVSIYNYSNIIFAGILGFIFFSEMPDILSLMGYVFIVFAGYIIYKYGKGK
- a CDS encoding Crp/Fnr family transcriptional regulator; the encoded protein is MDLLFRNLKNCVLFQHLSRNELKALFNDVTYQIKSYNKNEVIFSPNHKADTLGIILEGGIEVQKIFSSGKVITVNRRYPYDIIADASLFANIEYYPSTLTAFKPCDLFLIQKKELMKLFNKDDIIMSKFLESVSNRVFSLNQTIEILSINSVPGKIAYYLLLEYKKQNNPIVHLNFTKKSFAEHLNVSRPTLSRELKNLQDKDILTVEKRMITIHNIKALEMICCQ